The proteins below come from a single Chryseobacterium capnotolerans genomic window:
- a CDS encoding DNA repair ATPase, with protein MSEQLNSGTYEIIQNRLNEQKNDLIQRLNQLNEDRKNIFGGIDFSLIANERISTDHNCIAKDIYSLGDYLLFGSNAHFGLQTEINISDVFSIYRINKNRFEPQDYDLINDEVFIDEFKNLYKYYRNTFFARFTFTENYLYMVFQLSESTTDIKAFKWLIKDNQLIYVDSRSASETAYPPQHGFAWTKATRDMQRSGKHPHISLADKVFVESIGGDITIKVEDNTDTGKGIYSEDVIHKDQNLDDAEIHFCDLDNLVLFKIKPYQETERYFIYNHKEKTVSRADALKYSGLLLPENQGVLFSNGYALQTGGLKVISQDQNRLYYLKTVTEPNGENFLYVFYDDKTNNYQLISYNIITQTIETPIRCSGFSLLNDGKLIYLRESIETTKHHLAQIWQTPFSKELQANAEKADSLIYKIGNKDIVRVMAESQELITLLNKKDSYSGLYDDIVKLSTFILDTYYFLGEDEVQKLDQPLKEIRKIAHSAINEYEKVVEQRKNTEEALEKIKQACDKIIDDTKRLHYSQLTEYIDALSQIRALRGEVTGAREMKYADTNLLDSLEKALSDRYTELSNACVDFLLQEGALLPYEEKAQTISEDIIALQKAIDAKIIDENISTLSGQLELLVDIVNNLKIEDTSQSTQIIENISLIFARLNQERLELSKRKREISGKELASDFQAQITLFDQSVINFLELSQTPEKCDEYLTKLSIQLEEMETKFIDFDEFIQQIGTKREEVYGHFQNKRVQLTESRNKRTQSLFDAAQRILKSVQTKAESFDSENEINGYFASDLMVEKVRDLSRQLAELEDSAKSEEIQTLLKTCQQESARKLKDKKEIYVDGESVIALGNYKFAVNQQKLDLTLVLRNAQYYYHLTGTSFYEPLNFNTADEFKEVWNQEFVSENTKIKRFEYLAWNVFSNHKEIETEEQNEKAVQQFTAEHFGEGLVKGIHDKDAQLIVTRLQQMHNELGLMRFTTQERAMAQIFWLFLDTERKEYYTKQFEAAAIIAQSFAVKQGFEYLSRELAAEMKSFASVNGIFAETDYINAAIYLKLEDKENFLISEKAGALYGLFLKELKEKGKDLEFFAQIQAMYSYPSACYYIAEGALQAFDPNAEKEIIHEVLAFVITQKFDPKNIRRITYEVAIKELKSLEKDAEYHLNYFEFVSRLNHFNTVTVPKYKRLQELKYSWIDEKKKALKLDTFQAQILSSFVRNKLINDVYFPLIGANLAKQLGTVGSDKRTDRMGMLLLVSPPGYGKTTLMEYMAERMGLVFMKINGPSLGYDIVSTDPAEAKNAGARQELEKLNLALEMGDNVMLYLDDIQHCNPEFLQKFISLADGQRKIEGIYNGESKTYDLRSKRFCLVMAGNPYTESGEKFKIPDMLANRSDTYNLGEISGSKTDLFDLSLIENSLMSNEYLTRLTQPGMENLYELYDCVITDNPADNLKGNFSSNEISDFRAVLKNTIMVRNMILKVNKEYIASAAMSDDYRNEPPFKLQGSYRNMNKLIAQIQPILKESEVIQLVLNHYQNESQTLTIGAEANMLKLKELIEVLSEEERERWEEIKKTFVKNKTLKGLGENDRMSQIVALLAQFGDGLEGIKEVLKK; from the coding sequence ATGTCAGAACAACTTAATTCCGGAACCTACGAAATTATTCAGAACCGTCTTAATGAGCAGAAAAATGACCTTATACAAAGGTTGAATCAGCTTAATGAGGACCGTAAAAATATCTTCGGTGGAATAGATTTTTCGTTGATTGCCAATGAAAGGATTTCCACAGACCATAACTGTATAGCCAAGGATATCTATTCATTAGGAGATTATTTGCTATTTGGTTCCAATGCTCATTTTGGCTTACAGACAGAAATTAATATTTCAGACGTTTTTTCCATTTATAGAATCAATAAAAACAGGTTTGAGCCTCAGGATTATGACCTTATCAATGATGAAGTTTTTATTGATGAGTTTAAAAACCTTTACAAATATTACAGAAATACATTCTTTGCAAGATTTACTTTTACAGAGAACTACCTTTATATGGTTTTCCAGCTTTCGGAAAGCACTACAGATATTAAAGCATTCAAATGGCTGATCAAAGACAATCAGTTGATCTATGTAGATTCAAGAAGTGCTTCAGAAACTGCATACCCGCCGCAGCATGGCTTTGCGTGGACGAAAGCGACAAGAGACATGCAGCGATCCGGAAAACATCCGCATATTTCCCTTGCCGATAAGGTTTTTGTGGAAAGTATCGGTGGAGATATCACCATTAAGGTTGAAGATAATACAGATACCGGAAAAGGAATTTATTCCGAAGATGTGATCCATAAAGATCAGAATCTAGATGATGCTGAGATCCATTTCTGTGACCTGGATAACCTTGTCTTGTTTAAAATAAAGCCCTACCAGGAAACAGAGCGCTATTTTATTTATAATCATAAAGAAAAGACCGTTTCCAGAGCTGATGCTCTTAAATATTCAGGGTTATTGCTCCCGGAAAATCAGGGAGTACTGTTTTCAAACGGATATGCTCTGCAGACAGGTGGGTTAAAAGTGATTTCACAGGATCAGAACAGGCTGTATTATCTGAAAACCGTTACAGAACCCAACGGAGAGAACTTCTTATATGTTTTCTATGATGATAAAACGAATAATTATCAGCTGATCTCCTATAATATCATCACCCAAACGATAGAAACACCCATTCGTTGCAGCGGTTTCTCACTTCTCAATGATGGAAAACTGATTTATCTTCGGGAGAGTATTGAAACAACCAAGCATCATCTTGCTCAGATCTGGCAGACTCCTTTCTCCAAAGAACTGCAAGCGAATGCTGAAAAAGCAGACAGTCTGATTTACAAGATCGGAAACAAAGATATTGTAAGAGTAATGGCAGAAAGTCAGGAGCTTATCACCCTTCTGAATAAAAAGGATTCCTATAGCGGATTATACGATGATATTGTAAAGCTTTCCACCTTTATTCTCGATACCTATTACTTTTTGGGTGAAGATGAAGTTCAGAAACTGGACCAGCCACTTAAAGAGATCCGAAAAATTGCTCATTCAGCGATCAACGAATATGAAAAAGTAGTTGAGCAAAGAAAAAACACAGAAGAAGCTTTAGAAAAAATAAAGCAGGCCTGTGATAAAATCATTGATGATACCAAAAGGCTTCATTATTCTCAGCTCACAGAATATATTGATGCTCTTTCCCAAATAAGAGCCTTAAGAGGAGAGGTTACAGGGGCGAGAGAAATGAAATATGCAGATACAAATCTGTTGGACTCTCTTGAAAAAGCTCTTTCAGACCGCTATACCGAACTTTCTAATGCCTGTGTGGATTTTCTGCTGCAGGAAGGGGCACTATTGCCTTATGAAGAGAAAGCGCAGACCATTTCAGAGGATATTATTGCATTACAAAAGGCTATTGATGCTAAAATCATTGATGAAAATATAAGCACCTTATCAGGACAGCTGGAACTGTTGGTAGATATTGTCAATAACCTTAAAATTGAAGACACTTCCCAATCTACCCAGATCATTGAAAACATATCTTTGATCTTTGCAAGACTAAACCAGGAAAGGCTTGAGCTCAGCAAAAGGAAAAGAGAGATCTCAGGAAAAGAACTGGCTTCAGATTTCCAGGCACAGATTACCTTATTTGATCAATCTGTGATTAATTTTCTGGAGCTTTCCCAGACGCCGGAGAAATGTGATGAATATCTCACCAAGCTTTCCATTCAGTTGGAAGAAATGGAAACCAAATTCATTGATTTTGATGAATTTATACAGCAGATAGGAACCAAAAGAGAAGAAGTCTACGGACATTTCCAGAATAAAAGAGTACAGCTTACAGAATCTAGAAATAAAAGGACACAAAGTCTGTTTGATGCTGCCCAAAGAATTCTGAAATCAGTGCAGACCAAGGCAGAATCCTTTGACTCTGAAAATGAAATCAATGGGTATTTTGCTTCAGACCTGATGGTTGAAAAAGTAAGAGACCTTTCAAGACAATTAGCGGAATTAGAAGATTCTGCAAAATCGGAAGAAATTCAGACTCTTTTAAAAACCTGCCAGCAGGAATCTGCAAGAAAGCTTAAAGATAAAAAGGAAATCTACGTAGACGGGGAAAGCGTTATTGCACTGGGAAATTATAAGTTTGCCGTTAATCAGCAGAAACTGGATCTTACCCTTGTCCTTCGAAATGCACAATATTACTATCATCTCACCGGAACAAGCTTCTATGAACCATTAAACTTCAATACGGCAGATGAATTCAAAGAAGTCTGGAACCAGGAATTTGTTTCTGAAAATACGAAGATAAAAAGGTTTGAATACCTTGCCTGGAATGTATTTTCAAATCATAAAGAAATAGAAACAGAAGAACAAAATGAAAAGGCTGTTCAACAGTTTACTGCCGAGCATTTTGGAGAAGGGTTGGTGAAAGGAATTCATGATAAAGATGCACAGCTCATTGTAACAAGGTTACAGCAAATGCATAATGAGTTGGGATTGATGAGGTTTACCACACAGGAAAGAGCTATGGCGCAGATATTCTGGCTTTTTCTGGATACGGAAAGAAAAGAATATTATACCAAGCAATTTGAAGCAGCCGCTATTATTGCTCAATCTTTTGCTGTAAAACAGGGATTTGAATACCTAAGCAGGGAATTGGCAGCAGAGATGAAATCTTTTGCATCGGTGAATGGTATTTTTGCAGAGACAGATTATATCAATGCTGCAATATACCTAAAACTGGAAGACAAAGAAAATTTCCTGATCTCAGAAAAAGCAGGAGCATTGTATGGTTTATTTTTAAAAGAGCTTAAGGAAAAAGGCAAAGATCTGGAGTTTTTCGCTCAAATACAGGCTATGTATTCTTATCCTTCAGCATGTTATTATATTGCAGAAGGAGCATTGCAGGCTTTTGATCCGAATGCGGAAAAGGAGATCATCCATGAAGTGCTGGCATTTGTCATCACTCAAAAGTTTGATCCGAAAAATATCCGCCGAATCACTTATGAAGTAGCGATAAAAGAACTGAAGTCTCTTGAAAAGGATGCAGAGTATCATCTTAATTACTTTGAATTCGTTTCCCGACTGAATCATTTCAATACAGTGACCGTTCCAAAATACAAACGACTTCAGGAATTGAAATACAGCTGGATAGATGAAAAGAAAAAAGCATTGAAACTGGATACTTTCCAGGCTCAGATTTTAAGCTCATTTGTAAGAAATAAATTGATTAATGATGTCTATTTCCCTTTAATAGGAGCAAATCTTGCCAAACAGCTTGGAACTGTTGGTTCTGATAAAAGGACAGACAGAATGGGAATGCTTCTTCTGGTATCTCCTCCTGGATATGGAAAGACCACCCTCATGGAATATATGGCAGAGCGTATGGGATTGGTATTTATGAAAATCAATGGTCCTTCATTAGGCTATGATATCGTTTCTACAGATCCGGCAGAAGCTAAAAATGCAGGGGCAAGACAAGAACTCGAAAAACTGAATCTTGCATTGGAAATGGGTGATAATGTAATGCTTTACCTTGATGATATTCAGCATTGTAATCCTGAATTCCTTCAGAAATTCATTTCCCTGGCAGATGGACAGAGAAAAATTGAAGGAATTTACAATGGAGAAAGTAAAACATACGATTTACGCTCTAAGAGATTTTGTCTGGTAATGGCAGGAAATCCATATACGGAAAGCGGGGAGAAGTTTAAAATACCGGATATGCTGGCGAACCGTTCAGATACCTACAATCTGGGTGAAATATCAGGTTCAAAAACAGACCTTTTTGATCTGAGTTTAATTGAAAACTCACTCATGTCCAATGAATATCTGACTAGGCTGACCCAGCCAGGTATGGAAAATCTGTATGAACTCTATGATTGTGTGATAACAGATAATCCTGCGGATAATCTGAAAGGAAATTTCAGCTCCAATGAAATATCAGATTTCAGGGCAGTACTGAAAAATACCATTATGGTTAGAAATATGATTCTGAAAGTCAACAAAGAATATATTGCCTCTGCAGCGATGTCTGATGACTACAGAAATGAACCGCCCTTTAAACTTCAGGGATCTTACCGTAATATGAATAAGCTTATTGCTCAGATACAGCCTATTTTAAAAGAAAGCGAAGTTATTCAGCTTGTATTGAACCATTATCAGAACGAATCCCAAACGCTGACAATCGGTGCAGAAGCAAACATGTTGAAATTGAAAGAGCTGATAGAAGTCCTTTCGGAAGAAGAGAGAGAACGTTGGGAAGAGATCAAGAAGACCTTTGTAAAAAATAAAACCCTAAAAGGCTTAGGCGAAAACGATAGAATGTCTCAGATTGTTGCACTCCTTGCACAGTTTGGAGATGGTCTTGAAGGGATAAAAGAGGTTTTGAAAAAATAA
- the aat gene encoding leucyl/phenylalanyl-tRNA--protein transferase has protein sequence MVRLDENEISFPDPEVYDGHDGLIAFGGDLSVERIWFAYQLGIFPWYNPGEEILWWSPDPRFILIPDEIKVSKSMRKILNRNVFTFSENKNFREVIKNCQQAERKGQTGTWLSDELMNSFIKLHEYGLARSIEVWQSGELVGGFYGLQIGNVFCGESMFAKVSNASKAGFIHFVESNKDQLELIDCQSHTEHLESLGAKMIPKKEFLKILHENNERR, from the coding sequence ATGGTCCGACTAGACGAAAACGAGATTTCATTTCCCGATCCTGAAGTATATGATGGGCATGACGGGCTGATTGCCTTTGGCGGAGATCTGTCTGTAGAACGTATTTGGTTTGCTTATCAATTGGGTATCTTTCCCTGGTACAACCCGGGAGAAGAAATTTTATGGTGGAGCCCGGATCCGAGATTTATTTTAATCCCTGATGAAATAAAGGTTTCCAAATCGATGAGAAAGATCTTAAACAGGAATGTTTTTACTTTTTCAGAGAATAAAAACTTCAGGGAAGTCATCAAAAACTGCCAGCAGGCTGAAAGAAAAGGCCAAACCGGCACCTGGCTTTCTGATGAACTGATGAATTCTTTCATCAAGCTTCATGAATATGGCCTTGCCAGAAGCATTGAAGTATGGCAGAGCGGAGAACTTGTAGGTGGTTTTTATGGTTTACAGATTGGAAATGTTTTCTGTGGTGAAAGTATGTTTGCCAAGGTAAGTAATGCTTCCAAAGCAGGATTTATCCATTTTGTAGAAAGCAATAAAGACCAACTAGAATTAATTGACTGCCAGTCTCATACTGAACATTTGGAAAGCCTGGGCGCTAAAATGATTCCCAAGAAAGAATTTTTAAAAATCCTACACGAAAACAATGAACGCAGATAA
- a CDS encoding PLP-dependent aminotransferase family protein encodes MPKLSACCFVVNYNNPLGFQMPDENKKELVKMLTEHNVPLVEDDVYGNIYFGAGRPKPCKFYDEAGIVMWVGSVSKTLAPGYRVGWVAPGKFKEKIIRQKLVQTVSGPSLFSDVIADFLEHGRYDHHLRMFRKKLYANYLQIQKSVTQYFPDNTKISEPKGGFMLWLELDKRICTEDLYDEAVSQKVNFAPGRMFSQYNQYQNCMRLNYALEWTDRVESDLEKLGKMIKNRI; translated from the coding sequence ATGCCGAAGCTTTCTGCCTGCTGTTTTGTAGTAAATTATAACAACCCATTAGGCTTTCAGATGCCGGATGAGAATAAGAAAGAATTGGTAAAAATGCTTACTGAGCATAATGTTCCTTTGGTGGAAGATGATGTCTATGGAAACATTTATTTCGGGGCCGGAAGGCCCAAACCGTGTAAATTTTATGATGAAGCAGGCATTGTGATGTGGGTAGGTTCGGTATCTAAAACTTTAGCACCAGGATATCGTGTTGGTTGGGTGGCACCAGGGAAATTTAAAGAAAAAATTATCCGTCAGAAGTTGGTTCAGACTGTATCAGGTCCATCCTTATTTTCAGATGTGATAGCCGATTTCCTTGAGCATGGCCGTTACGATCATCATTTGAGAATGTTCAGAAAGAAGTTGTATGCCAATTACTTACAGATTCAAAAGTCTGTGACACAGTATTTTCCGGATAATACCAAAATTTCAGAGCCCAAAGGAGGGTTTATGCTATGGCTGGAACTGGATAAAAGAATATGTACAGAAGATTTATATGACGAAGCAGTCAGCCAGAAAGTGAATTTTGCACCGGGAAGAATGTTTTCTCAATATAATCAGTATCAGAACTGTATGCGGCTAAACTATGCACTGGAATGGACCGATCGTGTAGAAAGTGACCTGGAGAAATTGGGGAAAATGATAAAAAACAGAATATAA
- a CDS encoding PspA/IM30 family protein has translation MNIFKRLLTIGKAEIHSVIDNFEDPINVTEQGIREMKEELGKSVESLAQLKALAIRKKNEAETEEQTAQDYYNKAIVIVQKAEKGEVEASEADRLAKEALKRQASSQENAGKLHKEHEKLHAECEKLQVTINHLKSSIAKWENELKTLKARVQVSEATRDINQKMTQMDNGSTVSMLEKLKERVVQQETLAEAYSDITKSEKTIDEEIDAIVNNNDTEAEEALSRLKETLKKG, from the coding sequence ATGAACATTTTCAAAAGATTATTAACAATAGGAAAAGCAGAGATCCATTCTGTGATCGACAACTTTGAGGATCCTATCAATGTAACGGAACAGGGAATCCGTGAAATGAAAGAAGAACTGGGAAAAAGTGTTGAATCACTTGCTCAGTTAAAAGCGCTTGCCATCCGTAAGAAAAATGAGGCGGAAACAGAAGAACAAACCGCACAAGACTATTACAATAAAGCAATAGTTATCGTCCAGAAAGCCGAAAAAGGAGAGGTAGAAGCTTCAGAAGCAGACCGCCTGGCTAAAGAAGCTTTAAAAAGACAGGCCTCTTCTCAGGAAAATGCCGGAAAGCTGCACAAAGAACATGAAAAGCTTCATGCCGAATGCGAAAAATTGCAGGTAACAATCAATCATCTGAAATCCAGTATTGCCAAATGGGAAAACGAATTAAAAACCTTAAAGGCAAGAGTACAGGTGAGTGAAGCCACCAGAGATATTAATCAGAAGATGACCCAGATGGATAACGGAAGTACCGTAAGCATGCTGGAAAAGCTGAAAGAAAGAGTGGTACAGCAGGAAACACTGGCAGAAGCTTATTCTGATATTACAAAATCAGAAAAAACGATTGATGAAGAGATAGATGCCATTGTAAACAACAACGATACAGAAGCTGAAGAAGCTTTAAGCAGATTAAAGGAAACACTTAAAAAAGGCTAA
- a CDS encoding GNAT family N-acetyltransferase, with the protein MNDINNEVKIVAYEPQYKEAFKALNEEWIKTFFVMESSDYKLLDNPEEYIINKGGYIAFALLNGEAVGTCALVRAQEEPLAFELSKMAVSPKAQGKKIGYLLGNALVEKAKELKAEKVFLETNSILVPAIKLYEKLGFKHIEITNPGYDRVDVQMELDL; encoded by the coding sequence ATGAATGATATCAATAATGAAGTAAAAATTGTAGCCTACGAACCTCAGTACAAAGAAGCTTTCAAAGCTTTGAATGAAGAATGGATCAAAACATTTTTTGTGATGGAAAGCAGCGATTATAAGTTGCTGGATAATCCTGAAGAATATATTATAAATAAAGGTGGATATATAGCTTTTGCTTTGTTGAATGGCGAAGCTGTAGGAACATGTGCCTTAGTGAGGGCTCAGGAAGAACCTCTTGCTTTTGAGTTGTCCAAAATGGCAGTAAGCCCTAAAGCACAGGGCAAGAAGATCGGTTATCTGTTGGGAAATGCTCTTGTTGAAAAAGCCAAAGAGCTGAAAGCGGAAAAAGTATTCCTTGAAACCAATTCAATCTTGGTTCCAGCAATAAAGCTATATGAAAAACTAGGATTTAAGCATATTGAAATTACCAATCCCGGCTATGACCGTGTAGATGTGCAAATGGAACTGGACCTTTAA
- a CDS encoding DUF389 domain-containing protein codes for MMGKFLRFINLHFGEEDKGKVLENITDNISFRGSNLWILACAIVIASVGLNVNSTAVIIGAMLISPLMGPIVGAGFALGTYNFQLLKRSAKNLLIATIVSLLVSFIYFSLSPFKETQSELLARTSPNIYDVLIAFFGGLVGVIAITRVKQGNPIPGVAIATALMPPLCTAGYGLAIGNWSYFAGAFYLYTINCFFICIATFLIIKYLRYEPIELVDRKYERQIRYGITALIIIMIVPSSYLAYNLLNQKKFAQNIDQFINNEFTQKGYTLIYKKVNYNSSPKTIELAFLSKKFSKSELDTINKKIKDLGIANTKLVIKQDATDIKSEILNEIGQRNNVLSEKDLVINQLRQQLDKYTVKDSSLIKEIHILFPDFNHISIGKVTNFPNTDSANVSTVILYRSEKEEKEQEEKMQQWLSEKLSDKNAKVIRQ; via the coding sequence ATGATGGGAAAATTTTTGAGATTTATTAATCTTCATTTCGGGGAAGAAGATAAAGGGAAGGTTCTAGAAAACATCACCGATAATATCTCGTTTCGGGGCTCAAATTTATGGATTTTAGCGTGTGCGATTGTTATTGCATCCGTGGGACTCAATGTAAACTCCACGGCAGTTATTATCGGGGCAATGCTTATATCTCCTCTTATGGGACCTATAGTAGGAGCCGGGTTTGCCTTGGGCACCTATAATTTTCAATTACTTAAAAGATCTGCTAAGAATCTTCTTATTGCAACTATAGTCAGTTTACTGGTATCTTTTATCTATTTCTCATTAAGTCCTTTTAAAGAAACTCAATCTGAGCTATTAGCCCGTACATCACCGAATATTTATGATGTCCTGATCGCTTTTTTTGGTGGTCTTGTAGGCGTTATAGCCATCACCCGCGTGAAACAAGGTAATCCAATACCGGGAGTTGCTATTGCTACGGCATTAATGCCTCCACTCTGTACGGCAGGATATGGACTTGCTATAGGAAACTGGAGCTATTTTGCAGGAGCCTTTTATCTTTACACCATCAATTGCTTTTTCATTTGCATCGCAACATTTCTTATTATTAAATACCTGAGGTATGAGCCAATTGAACTGGTAGACAGAAAGTATGAAAGACAAATACGATATGGGATAACGGCTTTGATCATTATTATGATTGTACCAAGTTCTTACCTGGCTTATAATCTCTTGAATCAGAAGAAGTTTGCTCAAAATATTGACCAGTTCATCAATAATGAATTTACACAAAAAGGGTATACCCTCATTTATAAAAAAGTAAACTACAATTCTTCTCCAAAAACAATAGAGTTGGCTTTTTTATCCAAAAAATTTAGTAAAAGTGAACTGGATACCATTAATAAAAAAATTAAAGACCTCGGAATTGCCAATACAAAATTGGTGATTAAACAGGATGCTACTGATATTAAATCAGAAATACTTAACGAAATTGGGCAACGGAATAATGTATTGTCTGAAAAAGACCTTGTCATCAACCAATTAAGACAACAATTGGATAAATACACAGTAAAAGACTCAAGCCTTATTAAGGAAATACATATCTTATTTCCGGATTTTAACCATATTTCTATTGGTAAAGTAACCAATTTCCCTAACACAGACAGCGCCAATGTAAGCACCGTAATCCTTTATAGGTCTGAAAAAGAAGAAAAGGAGCAAGAGGAAAAAATGCAACAATGGCTATCGGAAAAGCTATCCGATAAAAATGCTAAAGTTATTCGTCAATAA
- a CDS encoding PLP-dependent aminotransferase family protein, translated as MLKDVLYLKIANSVTEQIKSETLQFGDRLPSLRSAQKLYNVSLNTVKQAYMELESRSLVESRPKYGYYVSQTSQRKLALPSVAKMKVSEEKNSPEDLIGKVFGAIGGTDMTQFALGIPGKSLLPVAKMKKCMIEVIKRKSDSGTNYEPVQGSVGLRREIAKWSIVMEGRITEDDLVITSGAMNGVYHCLMAVTQPGDYVAVESPVYFGILQAIQLLGLKAVEIPTHPITGIDLDALKR; from the coding sequence ATGTTGAAAGATGTTCTATACCTTAAAATAGCGAATTCTGTCACGGAGCAGATCAAAAGTGAGACCCTGCAATTTGGAGACAGACTGCCTTCGCTGAGGAGTGCCCAAAAGCTCTACAATGTCAGCCTGAATACAGTAAAACAGGCTTATATGGAGCTTGAAAGCCGCTCGCTTGTAGAGTCACGCCCTAAATATGGATATTATGTGAGCCAAACCTCTCAAAGAAAGCTGGCACTACCTTCTGTGGCTAAAATGAAAGTTTCGGAAGAAAAAAACAGCCCGGAAGATCTTATCGGAAAAGTGTTTGGTGCCATTGGCGGAACAGATATGACACAGTTTGCATTAGGGATTCCGGGGAAAAGCCTCCTTCCGGTAGCCAAAATGAAAAAATGTATGATTGAAGTAATAAAGCGGAAGAGTGACAGTGGAACCAATTATGAGCCGGTGCAGGGAAGTGTGGGACTCAGGAGGGAAATTGCCAAGTGGTCTATCGTGATGGAAGGGCGGATTACTGAAGATGATCTGGTGATAACCTCAGGTGCTATGAATGGGGTTTACCATTGTCTGATGGCTGTAACTCAGCCGGGTGATTATGTAGCGGTAGAAAGTCCTGTTTATTTTGGGATTCTTCAGGCTATCCAGTTGCTGGGATTGAAGGCTGTGGAAATTCCTACCCATCCCATTACCGGAATAGATCTGGATGCTTTAAAAAGGTAA
- a CDS encoding DUF3127 domain-containing protein, whose translation MELQGTVKKLFETQTFASGFQKRELVILTQEQYPQPINIEFLSDKISLLDNLKEGENVKIGINIRGREWVSPQGETKYFNSITGWKVEKVFDNGSEPTQAMPQQSASPVSNENPFAGDDDDDLPF comes from the coding sequence ATGGAATTACAAGGAACGGTAAAGAAACTTTTTGAAACTCAAACTTTTGCAAGCGGATTTCAAAAAAGAGAATTGGTTATTTTAACCCAGGAACAGTATCCACAGCCGATAAACATAGAATTTTTATCTGATAAAATTAGTTTGTTAGATAACCTTAAAGAAGGTGAAAATGTAAAAATAGGAATCAACATCAGAGGTAGAGAATGGGTTTCTCCGCAGGGTGAAACTAAATACTTCAACTCGATTACAGGATGGAAAGTAGAAAAAGTTTTTGATAATGGATCAGAACCTACTCAGGCTATGCCTCAGCAGTCTGCTTCTCCTGTTTCTAACGAGAATCCGTTTGCCGGAGATGACGATGATGATTTACCTTTCTAA
- a CDS encoding helix-turn-helix domain-containing protein: protein MSFFGTNIKKIRQVKGLSQKAFADLFDLNRGVISSYEEGRAEPKIETILKVASHFNLDLDKLLTETLQVNQLASVSDIDQLMLFPELAISERKEAANPRTNNTENSSVLQKILASVDLVYEFTPEKQLISPYHYGDILFLNKGDAQKDSIFQLLEYTDGILHYASPKSKDLYKIVGHVSTAEKNVFTDIFERLERLERSNNNN, encoded by the coding sequence ATGAGCTTCTTTGGAACTAATATTAAGAAAATAAGACAGGTTAAAGGGCTAAGCCAAAAGGCTTTTGCTGATTTATTTGACTTAAACAGAGGAGTAATAAGCTCTTATGAAGAAGGACGTGCAGAACCGAAGATTGAAACCATCCTAAAAGTGGCCAGCCATTTTAATCTTGATCTTGATAAATTACTAACCGAAACGCTGCAAGTAAACCAATTAGCAAGTGTTTCAGACATTGACCAACTGATGCTTTTCCCGGAATTAGCCATCAGCGAAAGAAAGGAAGCTGCAAATCCTAGAACAAATAACACTGAAAACAGTTCTGTTTTGCAAAAAATATTAGCATCTGTAGATCTTGTCTATGAATTTACTCCAGAAAAGCAATTGATCTCTCCTTATCATTATGGAGATATTTTATTTCTGAATAAGGGAGATGCCCAAAAAGATTCAATTTTTCAGCTACTGGAGTACACTGATGGTATTTTACATTATGCATCTCCTAAAAGCAAGGATCTTTATAAAATTGTAGGCCATGTTTCTACTGCAGAGAAGAACGTTTTCACAGATATCTTCGAAAGGTTGGAAAGGCTGGAAAGAAGCAACAATAATAATTGA
- a CDS encoding YbjN domain-containing protein, whose translation MKNQIFRTVKEWLLDYEFNITLEDEAQRILIIEKESNGIKNMILIISDSILIMEQFLFEIKNPTEQTFRRLLQKNRDIVHGAFVLDSTGKRVIFRDTLPTDHMAQNEVMASINSLGILVGEFTNEMLEMSK comes from the coding sequence ATGAAAAATCAAATATTTAGAACGGTCAAAGAGTGGTTGTTAGATTACGAGTTTAACATTACCCTGGAAGATGAGGCTCAGAGAATCTTAATCATTGAAAAAGAATCCAACGGAATCAAAAATATGATCCTTATTATATCAGATTCTATCCTTATTATGGAACAGTTTCTTTTCGAAATAAAAAATCCTACAGAACAAACCTTTAGAAGACTGCTTCAGAAAAACAGAGATATCGTGCATGGAGCTTTTGTTTTAGACAGTACAGGAAAACGGGTGATTTTCAGAGATACCCTTCCTACAGACCATATGGCACAGAATGAAGTAATGGCATCCATCAATTCATTAGGAATTCTGGTAGGCGAGTTTACCAATGAGATGCTTGAAATGAGTAAGTAA